One part of the Vitis riparia cultivar Riparia Gloire de Montpellier isolate 1030 chromosome 8, EGFV_Vit.rip_1.0, whole genome shotgun sequence genome encodes these proteins:
- the LOC117919812 gene encoding protein SCO1 homolog 1, mitochondrial isoform X2, protein MANFASRSAQLRYFRRYLCSRALNRCSSTQPSSPLKFCNHFSSQSIMPLRPGIQTLMMHHRYLCSTAAKSDSGEGQKSDQSSDAGKAVRGGPVSWLSFLLLIFTGAGLVFYYDNEKKRHIEEINASSTAVKEGPSAGKAAIGGPFNLINDEGKNVTEKDFFGKWTLIYFGFTHCPDICPDELIKVADAVDKIIDPERDTVEQVHEYVKEFHPNLIGLTGNPDEVRKAARAYRVYYMKTEEEGSDYLVDHSIMMYLMGPKMDFVKNFGKNNDVDSLANGIIEAMKKYKP, encoded by the exons ATGGCCAACTTCGCATCTCGAAGCGCTCAGCTCCGATACTTCCGTCGGTATCTCTGCTCTCGCGCTCTCAATCGATGTTCCTCCACACAGCCATCATCCCCACTCAAATTCTGCAATCACTTCTCTTCCCAATCG ATTATGCCTCTTCGACCTGGAATCCAGACTCTAATGATGCACCATAGATATCTATGCAGTACAGCTGCTAAATCTGATTCTGGGGAAGGGCAAAAATCGGATCAGAGCAGTGATGCCGGAAAAGCTGTTCGAGGCGGG CCTGTTTCATGGTTGAGCTTTCTTTTGCTGATTTTCACTGGAGCAGGATTGGTATTCTACTATGATAATGAAAAGAAACGACACATTGAAG AAATAAATGCCTCCTCAACTGCAGTAAAAGAGGGACCATCTGCTGGAAAAGCAGCCATTGGGGGCCCATTCAATCTTATCAATGATGAGGGCAAAAATGTTACTGAGAAAgacttttttggaaaatggacATTGATATATTTTGGTTTCACTCACTGCCCTGATATCTGCCCAGATGAGCTAATAAAGGTGGCTGATGCAGTTGATAAGATAA TTGATCCTGAGAGAGATACTGTTGAGCAAGTGCACGAATATGTCAAAG AGTTCCATCCCAACTTAATTGGATTAACTGGTAACCCGGATGAGGTACGGAAAGCTGCTCGTGCTTATCGAGTTTATTATATGAAGACAGAAGAGGAAGGCTCAGACTACCTTGTAGATCACTCCATCATGAT GTACTTGATGGGTCCTAAGAtggattttgtgaaaaattttggGAAGAATAATGATGTCGATTCACTTGCTAATGGGATAATCGAAGCCATGAAGAAATACAAACCCTAA
- the LOC117919812 gene encoding protein SCO1 homolog 1, mitochondrial isoform X1 yields MANFASRSAQLRYFRRYLCSRALNRCSSTQPSSPLKFCNHFSSQSIMPLRPGIQTLMMHHRYLCSTAAKSDSGEGQKSDQSSDAGKAVRGGPVSWLSFLLLIFTGAGLVFYYDNEKKRHIEEINASSTAVKEGPSAGKAAIGGPFNLINDEGKNVTEKDFFGKWTLIYFGFTHCPDICPDELIKVADAVDKIKAKIGVDIVPVFISVDPERDTVEQVHEYVKEFHPNLIGLTGNPDEVRKAARAYRVYYMKTEEEGSDYLVDHSIMMYLMGPKMDFVKNFGKNNDVDSLANGIIEAMKKYKP; encoded by the exons ATGGCCAACTTCGCATCTCGAAGCGCTCAGCTCCGATACTTCCGTCGGTATCTCTGCTCTCGCGCTCTCAATCGATGTTCCTCCACACAGCCATCATCCCCACTCAAATTCTGCAATCACTTCTCTTCCCAATCG ATTATGCCTCTTCGACCTGGAATCCAGACTCTAATGATGCACCATAGATATCTATGCAGTACAGCTGCTAAATCTGATTCTGGGGAAGGGCAAAAATCGGATCAGAGCAGTGATGCCGGAAAAGCTGTTCGAGGCGGG CCTGTTTCATGGTTGAGCTTTCTTTTGCTGATTTTCACTGGAGCAGGATTGGTATTCTACTATGATAATGAAAAGAAACGACACATTGAAG AAATAAATGCCTCCTCAACTGCAGTAAAAGAGGGACCATCTGCTGGAAAAGCAGCCATTGGGGGCCCATTCAATCTTATCAATGATGAGGGCAAAAATGTTACTGAGAAAgacttttttggaaaatggacATTGATATATTTTGGTTTCACTCACTGCCCTGATATCTGCCCAGATGAGCTAATAAAGGTGGCTGATGCAGTTGATAAGATAA AGGCAAAAATAGGGGTTGATATTGTGCCTGTTTTCATCTCAGTTGATCCTGAGAGAGATACTGTTGAGCAAGTGCACGAATATGTCAAAG AGTTCCATCCCAACTTAATTGGATTAACTGGTAACCCGGATGAGGTACGGAAAGCTGCTCGTGCTTATCGAGTTTATTATATGAAGACAGAAGAGGAAGGCTCAGACTACCTTGTAGATCACTCCATCATGAT GTACTTGATGGGTCCTAAGAtggattttgtgaaaaattttggGAAGAATAATGATGTCGATTCACTTGCTAATGGGATAATCGAAGCCATGAAGAAATACAAACCCTAA